One region of candidate division Zixibacteria bacterium HGW-Zixibacteria-1 genomic DNA includes:
- a CDS encoding dihydroorotase, whose protein sequence is MKSAKYDLVIKGGRVIDPTLGFVKEADVFVKDGVIAKIAKETQATLKEITSLPAENVIDASGKIVCPGLIDMHVHLREPGFEGKETIITGCRAAAAGGFTAVCCMPNTSPAIDNQETVRFVQSRAEGADARVYVVGAITKDLKGGELAEIGDLAKGGAVAVSDDGNYVQNPEIMRRALEYAQMFDIPIITHAEDEFLCGGGVMNESFEGSRLGMKGRPAVGEVIAVLRDIKLCQFVGGRLHIAHVSTAGAVEAIRQAKLEGVNVTAEAAPHHFTLTDDEIGKEFNTNLKVNPPLRTRKDVDAVIKGLVDGTIDCIASDHAPHSEEDKDVEFDQAPSGMIGLETTLSLVKSQLIDKGYLSWADAIRKMTQAPARILRLPGGTLEKGCVADITVIDPDRKWILKKENIHSKSQNSPFIGWKLTAKVTHTILGGRLVYTAK, encoded by the coding sequence ATGAAAAGCGCAAAATATGATCTGGTTATAAAGGGCGGCCGCGTCATCGATCCTACCCTGGGTTTTGTCAAGGAAGCCGATGTTTTTGTCAAAGACGGCGTAATCGCCAAGATTGCCAAAGAAACGCAGGCTACCCTGAAGGAAATCACTTCGCTCCCGGCCGAAAATGTTATTGATGCTTCAGGAAAAATTGTCTGTCCCGGTTTGATTGATATGCATGTGCATTTGAGAGAACCCGGATTCGAAGGCAAGGAAACCATTATCACCGGCTGCCGGGCGGCCGCTGCCGGCGGTTTCACCGCGGTTTGTTGCATGCCAAACACCTCACCCGCCATCGACAATCAGGAGACAGTCAGATTTGTCCAGTCCAGAGCCGAAGGAGCCGATGCCCGCGTCTATGTCGTGGGGGCCATAACCAAGGACCTCAAGGGCGGCGAACTGGCTGAAATCGGCGACCTGGCCAAAGGCGGCGCCGTCGCTGTCTCGGATGATGGTAACTATGTTCAGAATCCCGAAATCATGCGCCGGGCGCTCGAATATGCGCAGATGTTTGATATCCCCATCATTACTCATGCCGAAGATGAGTTCTTGTGCGGCGGCGGGGTCATGAATGAATCTTTTGAAGGCTCTCGGCTGGGTATGAAGGGCCGCCCCGCGGTCGGCGAGGTGATTGCTGTTCTGCGCGATATCAAACTTTGCCAGTTTGTCGGCGGCCGGCTCCACATTGCTCATGTTTCGACGGCCGGCGCCGTCGAAGCCATCCGCCAGGCAAAACTCGAGGGCGTTAATGTCACTGCCGAAGCTGCCCCGCATCATTTCACGTTGACCGACGATGAAATCGGCAAGGAGTTCAACACCAATCTGAAGGTGAATCCGCCGCTTCGCACCCGGAAAGATGTCGATGCGGTCATCAAGGGGTTGGTGGACGGGACCATCGATTGCATTGCCTCCGATCATGCCCCGCATTCCGAAGAAGATAAGGATGTGGAATTCGATCAGGCACCTTCCGGTATGATCGGTCTCGAAACCACGCTCAGCCTGGTCAAGTCTCAGTTGATCGACAAGGGTTACCTGTCATGGGCCGATGCCATCAGGAAAATGACTCAGGCCCCGGCCCGAATTCTCCGTCTGCCCGGCGGAACGCTCGAAAAAGGTTGTGTCGCTGACATCACGGTCATTGATCCTGACCGAAAATGGATCCTCAAGAAAGAGAATATCCACTCCAAATCGCAGAATTCGCCGTTTATCGGATGGAAACTTACCGCAAAAGTGACCCATACTATTCTCGGCGGAAGGTTGGTTTATACCGCGAAATAA
- a CDS encoding aspartate carbamoyltransferase: MMLKSRHLLGLEGMAADELKLILDTTESFREIIERPIKKVPTLRGITVLNLFYEPSTRTRISFELAEKRLSADIINFSKSTSSVTKGESLKDTVQNIEALKINMIVVRHASSGVPYYLTQCTASNIINAGDGRHEHPTQALLDMFTIRRKYGRLDGLRVVLIGDVKHSRVVRSNIWGLKTMGASVAVCGPTTLLPYEVEKFGVDVYTNLEEAIDGADVVNIMRIQLERQQAGLFPSMREYTNLFGMSRERLPLLNKNYTIMHPGPMNRGVEITSEVADSAASVILEQVTNGQAVRMAVLYLLSGKKQEEEE; this comes from the coding sequence ATGATGCTTAAATCACGGCATTTGCTGGGACTGGAAGGAATGGCCGCCGATGAACTGAAACTTATTCTGGATACGACCGAATCATTCCGCGAAATTATCGAGCGCCCGATCAAAAAGGTTCCCACGCTTCGCGGCATAACCGTTCTCAATCTCTTTTATGAGCCGTCAACACGAACCAGAATTTCCTTTGAACTGGCCGAGAAAAGACTCTCCGCCGATATCATAAACTTTTCCAAGTCGACTTCATCCGTCACCAAGGGAGAGTCTCTAAAGGATACCGTTCAGAATATCGAAGCTCTCAAGATAAATATGATTGTGGTCCGGCATGCTTCTTCCGGCGTGCCGTATTACCTGACCCAATGCACCGCTTCCAACATTATCAATGCCGGCGACGGGCGGCATGAACATCCCACCCAGGCGCTGCTCGATATGTTCACCATCCGCCGCAAGTATGGCCGGCTGGACGGCCTGAGGGTGGTGTTGATCGGTGATGTCAAACATTCCCGGGTGGTTCGCTCCAATATATGGGGCCTGAAAACCATGGGCGCCTCGGTGGCGGTCTGCGGTCCGACCACCCTTCTTCCATACGAGGTGGAAAAATTCGGCGTCGATGTCTATACCAATCTCGAAGAAGCTATCGACGGCGCCGATGTTGTTAATATCATGCGTATCCAGCTCGAACGACAGCAGGCCGGTCTATTTCCTTCGATGCGCGAGTACACCAACCTGTTCGGCATGAGCAGGGAGAGGCTGCCGCTGTTGAACAAAAATTATACCATTATGCATCCGGGGCCGATGAACCGCGGCGTGGAGATTACTTCCGAAGTGGCCGACAGCGCGGCCTCGGTGATCCTGGAACAGGTCACCAACGGACAGGCGGTGCGAATGGCTGTCCTGTATCTGCTATCCGGCAAGAAACAGGAGGAGGAAGAATAG
- a CDS encoding bifunctional pyr operon transcriptional regulator/uracil phosphoribosyltransferase PyrR, with protein sequence MDAQKINRATTRIAHEILEKNSGAADLVIIGIIRRGADLAKRVAEHIKQIEGVEVPVGLLDINLYRDDVHTRLAQPIVQRTEILFDIVDRNVILVDDVLFTGRTIRSALDAIIDFGRPRSIQLAVLIDRGHRELPIRPDYVGKNIPTSKDDRVLVRLSERDKKEEVIIEKAGLKTKSVKTGSTGKSGAKGGKKK encoded by the coding sequence ATGGATGCGCAGAAAATTAATCGCGCCACCACCAGAATCGCACACGAGATTCTCGAAAAAAACAGCGGCGCCGCTGATCTTGTCATCATCGGCATTATCCGCCGCGGGGCCGATTTGGCCAAAAGAGTAGCCGAGCATATCAAGCAGATTGAGGGCGTTGAAGTCCCGGTCGGATTACTCGACATCAACCTTTACCGCGATGATGTCCATACCCGGCTGGCCCAGCCGATTGTCCAGCGAACCGAAATCCTTTTCGACATTGTTGATCGTAATGTGATTCTTGTCGATGACGTCTTATTCACCGGCCGGACCATTCGCTCGGCCCTTGATGCCATCATCGATTTCGGCCGGCCCCGTTCCATCCAACTGGCCGTGCTGATTGACCGCGGACATCGCGAACTGCCGATCAGGCCGGATTATGTCGGCAAAAATATTCCCACTTCCAAAGACGACCGGGTGCTGGTGCGGTTGAGCGAGCGTGATAAAAAGGAAGAGGTTATTATCGAAAAAGCCGGCCTTAAGACAAAATCCGTGAAAACCGGCTCAACCGGGAAATCCGGAGCAAAAGGGGGTAAGAAGAAATGA
- a CDS encoding glycine dehydrogenase (aminomethyl-transferring) (acts in conjunction with GvcH to form H-protein-S-aminomethyldihydrolipoyllysine from glycine; forms a heterodimer with subunit 1 to form the P protein), translating to MNNKVLIYDKSSSGMVGCPMPKTSDSEEKLLGFIPAKYRRREDAALPEVAESELMRHYIGLSVKNHHIDKGFYPLGSCTMKYNPKMNDKAASLPGFAGLHPMAPCYTASGALHIMYELGEYLKEISGFDAISLQPTAGAQGEFAGLLIIRAYHKDKGNARKKILIPDSAHGTNPASVTLAGYETVQVKSNENGIIDPEAVKAAVNEDVAAMMLTNPNTVGLFESNVKEIAGILHDAGALLYMDGANLNAQLGIYQPGKIGFDILHFNLHKTFSTPHGGGGPGAGAVAVTEELAQFLPLPVVVKLNGKLTLDFDRPKSIGRLHTFYGNFANDVRAFAYIRTLGADGLREVSENAIINANYLRFLLKDYFDMPYETSCQHEFVMSCSRQKKLGVKALDIAKRLLDYGFHSPTVYFPLIVPEAFMIEPTETETRETLEKFAETLIAISKEAETDPDMLHAAPHTTPVRRLNEVKAARELDICYKG from the coding sequence ATGAACAATAAAGTCCTTATATACGACAAATCATCCTCCGGGATGGTCGGATGCCCGATGCCGAAGACATCCGATTCCGAGGAAAAACTTCTCGGTTTCATTCCCGCGAAGTACCGCCGCCGCGAAGACGCCGCCCTGCCGGAAGTTGCGGAGAGCGAATTAATGCGGCACTATATCGGCCTGTCGGTGAAAAATCATCATATCGACAAGGGCTTCTATCCGCTCGGTTCATGCACCATGAAGTACAATCCGAAGATGAATGACAAGGCCGCCTCGTTGCCCGGATTTGCCGGGCTGCACCCCATGGCGCCCTGTTATACCGCTTCCGGTGCGCTTCATATTATGTATGAACTGGGCGAATATCTGAAGGAAATATCCGGTTTTGATGCCATCTCGCTTCAGCCGACCGCCGGGGCCCAGGGCGAGTTTGCCGGCCTGTTGATTATCCGGGCCTATCACAAGGATAAGGGAAACGCCAGGAAAAAAATACTCATTCCCGATTCCGCCCACGGCACCAATCCCGCTTCGGTGACCCTGGCCGGTTATGAAACCGTGCAGGTAAAATCGAATGAAAACGGCATTATCGATCCGGAAGCGGTCAAGGCGGCGGTCAATGAAGATGTCGCCGCCATGATGCTGACCAACCCGAACACCGTCGGTCTCTTTGAATCCAATGTCAAAGAGATTGCGGGAATATTGCATGACGCCGGCGCCCTCCTCTATATGGATGGCGCCAACCTGAATGCACAGCTTGGAATTTATCAGCCCGGCAAGATCGGTTTTGATATTCTGCATTTCAACCTGCACAAGACTTTCTCGACCCCTCATGGCGGCGGCGGCCCGGGCGCCGGAGCAGTCGCCGTAACGGAGGAACTGGCTCAATTCCTGCCCTTACCGGTGGTGGTTAAGCTCAACGGAAAACTGACGCTGGATTTCGATCGGCCGAAGTCGATCGGAAGACTGCATACTTTCTATGGCAACTTCGCCAATGATGTCCGTGCCTTTGCATATATCCGAACGCTGGGCGCCGATGGGCTGCGAGAAGTCTCGGAAAATGCCATTATCAATGCCAACTATCTTCGGTTCCTGCTAAAGGATTATTTCGATATGCCGTATGAGACATCCTGCCAGCATGAATTTGTCATGTCATGCAGCCGCCAGAAGAAATTGGGCGTCAAGGCGCTCGATATCGCCAAACGGCTGTTGGATTATGGCTTCCATTCGCCTACGGTTTATTTCCCGCTTATTGTTCCCGAGGCTTTTATGATTGAGCCGACGGAAACCGAAACCAGAGAAACCCTGGAAAAATTCGCAGAGACGCTCATTGCCATCTCCAAAGAAGCCGAAACCGATCCGGATATGCTGCATGCCGCTCCGCATACGACGCCTGTCCGACGTCTCAATGAGGTCAAAGCGGCGCGCGAACTGGATATTTGCTACAAGGGTTAG
- a CDS encoding aminomethyl-transferring glycine dehydrogenase, which produces MSYIPNTDDDRRRMLAKIGVGKIDDLLRPIPENLQMKSSLDLPKPLPEMELMREIERISGDNRSGLTIFAGGGVYDHFIPAAVETITGRPEFVTAYTPYQAEVAQGTLQVIYEFQSHICRLTGMDAANASMYDGASAAAEAASLSLGKTRRSKIVISDTVNPLFRDVIRTYLSGRDIDIVIIPYRDGETDFNRLEDAVDDNTACVILAQPNFFGIIEDIEIGAEIIHKVGGYFVTVVDPIAAAVLKTPADCGADIAVGEGQPLGIPLNFGGPLLGFFAVKQELVRFMPGRLVARTEDEDGHPGFVLTLQTREQHIRREKATSNICTNQALCATMATVYMSLMGKQGLKQVALLSMEKAHRAAEQLFGLRSFEPYFKGDFVREFVVRTPVPAKELIEKVIDKKAILPGVNLGRFYPDMDYALLIALTEKRTDREIEALGAALGEFSTDAVLSKM; this is translated from the coding sequence ATGTCATACATACCCAATACTGATGATGACCGGCGCCGAATGCTCGCAAAAATAGGCGTCGGTAAAATAGATGATCTCCTCAGGCCAATCCCCGAAAATCTTCAAATGAAATCATCACTCGATCTTCCCAAACCGCTCCCGGAAATGGAGCTGATGCGGGAAATCGAGCGGATTTCAGGAGATAATAGGAGCGGCCTGACGATTTTTGCCGGTGGCGGAGTTTATGATCATTTCATACCGGCCGCTGTGGAGACCATTACCGGACGTCCCGAATTTGTCACCGCCTATACGCCTTATCAGGCCGAAGTGGCGCAGGGGACGCTTCAGGTTATTTATGAATTTCAGAGCCACATCTGCCGGCTGACCGGCATGGATGCGGCCAATGCCTCGATGTACGACGGTGCTTCGGCGGCCGCCGAAGCGGCCTCGTTGTCGCTGGGGAAGACACGCCGTTCCAAAATAGTCATCTCGGATACGGTCAATCCTCTTTTTCGGGATGTTATAAGGACGTATCTGTCCGGGCGCGATATTGATATCGTGATTATTCCGTACCGGGACGGCGAAACCGATTTTAATCGACTCGAAGATGCTGTCGATGACAACACCGCCTGCGTCATTCTGGCCCAGCCGAATTTTTTCGGAATTATCGAGGATATCGAAATCGGAGCGGAGATAATTCACAAGGTCGGCGGCTATTTTGTCACGGTCGTCGATCCGATCGCCGCAGCCGTGCTTAAAACGCCGGCCGATTGCGGAGCCGATATCGCCGTCGGCGAAGGACAGCCGCTGGGGATCCCGCTTAATTTCGGCGGCCCGCTTCTGGGCTTCTTCGCAGTCAAACAGGAGCTGGTCCGCTTTATGCCGGGACGTTTGGTGGCGAGGACCGAGGATGAAGACGGCCATCCCGGATTTGTCCTGACGCTTCAGACCCGCGAACAGCATATACGGCGGGAGAAGGCGACTTCGAATATCTGCACCAACCAGGCCCTGTGTGCCACCATGGCGACTGTTTATATGTCGCTGATGGGAAAGCAGGGACTGAAGCAGGTGGCCCTGCTCTCGATGGAAAAAGCGCACCGTGCGGCCGAACAGCTTTTCGGTCTGCGGTCGTTTGAACCATATTTCAAGGGCGATTTTGTGCGCGAATTTGTGGTCAGAACACCGGTTCCGGCCAAAGAACTGATAGAAAAAGTTATCGACAAGAAAGCCATCCTGCCCGGCGTCAATCTTGGCCGGTTTTATCCCGATATGGATTATGCTCTTTTGATTGCTCTTACCGAGAAACGAACCGACCGGGAAATCGAGGCACTTGGCGCAGCTTTGGGGGAATTCTCTACCGATGCCGTACTGTCCAAAATGTGA
- the gcvH gene encoding glycine cleavage system protein H translates to MDIPAGLRYTKEHEWLKIEGNTATVGITEYAQGELGDIVFVELPAEGTIVKAMQPFGTIEAVKAVSDLFSPVSGKVVAVNPKLEDDPMIINREPFGGGWMIKLEISNMEEVNRLLTADSYKKLVE, encoded by the coding sequence TTGGATATTCCTGCCGGACTGAGATATACTAAAGAACACGAATGGTTGAAAATCGAAGGCAATACCGCAACTGTAGGAATAACCGAATATGCCCAGGGAGAGCTGGGTGATATAGTTTTTGTGGAACTTCCCGCCGAAGGTACCATTGTCAAGGCTATGCAGCCCTTTGGGACCATCGAAGCGGTCAAGGCTGTCTCCGATCTCTTTTCGCCGGTTTCAGGCAAAGTCGTTGCGGTCAATCCCAAATTGGAGGATGACCCGATGATTATTAACCGTGAGCCGTTTGGGGGAGGTTGGATGATTAAGCTTGAAATCAGCAATATGGAGGAAGTGAATCGTCTGCTGACGGCAGACAGTTACAAAAAATTGGTTGAATAG
- the accC gene encoding acetyl-CoA carboxylase biotin carboxylase subunit: MFKKVLIANRGEIALRVIRSCRELGIKTVAVYSEADRDSLHVRFADEDVCIGPPLAANSYLDPKRIISAAEVTNADAIHPGYGFLAENAAFAEICESCGISFIGPTPEMIRKMGDKGVAKQVMRDAGIPVIPGSEGVVGTIEEARSIAVELGYPVLIKAVAGGGGKGMRLCRDNSELETGFQMARNEGESAFGNPDVYIEKVIEEPHHVEIQLMGDSFGNIIHYGERDCSIQRRHQKLIEECPSPIVTPELRALMGRTAVRGASTINYLGAGTMEFLVDKDRNFYFMEMNTRIQVEHPVTEEATDNDLVREQIMVASGEKLGMRQEDIILKRHSIECRINAEDPEKGFRPAPGQITSFHVPGGRGVRVDTAAYAKYVIPPYYDSMIAKLIVRAENRQKAIDKMRFALEEFIVEGIPTTIDYHKKILSHPDFIAGNFDTGFIQKLGEQEAEKSAKSINP, from the coding sequence TTGTTTAAGAAAGTTTTAATAGCCAATCGTGGCGAAATTGCCCTGCGGGTCATCAGGTCCTGTCGCGAGTTGGGCATCAAGACTGTGGCTGTTTACAGTGAAGCCGACCGGGATTCTCTTCATGTCCGGTTTGCGGATGAGGACGTCTGTATCGGTCCGCCTCTGGCTGCGAACAGTTACCTTGACCCGAAAAGGATCATATCGGCCGCCGAAGTGACCAACGCCGATGCTATACATCCGGGCTACGGTTTCCTTGCCGAAAATGCCGCTTTTGCCGAAATATGCGAATCCTGCGGCATATCATTTATAGGACCGACACCTGAAATGATCCGTAAAATGGGCGACAAGGGTGTGGCCAAGCAGGTGATGCGCGATGCCGGCATTCCGGTCATTCCGGGCTCGGAAGGTGTCGTCGGAACCATCGAGGAAGCGCGATCAATTGCCGTCGAACTTGGTTATCCGGTTTTAATCAAGGCTGTCGCCGGTGGCGGCGGCAAAGGGATGCGGTTATGCCGCGATAATTCCGAATTGGAAACCGGTTTCCAGATGGCCCGTAACGAAGGTGAGTCGGCTTTCGGTAATCCAGATGTCTATATCGAAAAAGTAATTGAAGAGCCTCATCACGTGGAAATACAACTTATGGGGGATTCCTTCGGTAATATTATTCACTATGGCGAAAGAGACTGCTCCATTCAAAGAAGACACCAGAAGCTGATCGAGGAATGTCCCTCGCCGATCGTTACCCCGGAACTGCGGGCCCTGATGGGTCGCACCGCCGTCAGAGGTGCGTCCACCATCAATTATCTTGGCGCCGGAACCATGGAATTTCTGGTTGATAAGGACCGCAATTTCTATTTCATGGAAATGAACACTCGTATCCAGGTGGAGCATCCTGTAACCGAAGAAGCTACCGACAATGACCTCGTTCGTGAACAAATAATGGTTGCTTCAGGCGAAAAACTGGGAATGCGTCAGGAAGATATTATCCTGAAACGCCACTCGATTGAATGCCGTATCAACGCCGAAGACCCCGAAAAGGGCTTCCGTCCCGCCCCCGGTCAGATTACATCCTTTCATGTTCCCGGCGGCCGCGGTGTCAGAGTCGATACCGCTGCCTATGCCAAATATGTCATTCCGCCCTACTATGATTCCATGATTGCCAAGTTGATTGTCAGGGCGGAGAATCGCCAGAAGGCCATTGATAAAATGAGGTTTGCCCTTGAGGAATTTATTGTCGAGGGTATCCCGACCACAATCGACTATCACAAAAAGATTTTGAGCCACCCCGATTTTATTGCCGGCAATTTTGATACCGGATTTATTCAAAAATTGGGAGAGCAGGAGGCGGAGAAATCCGCCAAATCAATTAACCCATAA
- a CDS encoding type IV pili twitching motility protein PilT has product MKLKQMLVEMLNRAASDLHLRVGIRPHLRVNGILEPIATDPITIDVMENIVGQILSEQQLERFRKKNEMDLALSVAKLGRFRINLFRQRGTTGIAIRAVNTRIPIFEELNLPETIKRLSHEERGLIVVTGTTGSGKSTTLAAMIEHMNSNRVDNILTVEDPIEYIYRDKQCIIGQREVGADTESFASALRHSLRQDPDIIMIGEIRDIDTMSIALTAADTGHLVLTTLHTLNAVETISRIISFFPPHQHQQIRLLLAGTLKAIVCQRLLSRSDMPGRVPALEIMINTAAVREYILDQDKTPEILDLIEQGGQQYGMMSFDQSIMKLYRNGLISFEEAMSQCTNADDFDLRVKGITGAADRWEGKETGEPAEQKSEFNKF; this is encoded by the coding sequence ATGAAGCTCAAACAAATGCTGGTAGAAATGCTCAATCGTGCGGCATCCGATTTGCACCTTCGCGTCGGAATTCGGCCGCACCTTCGAGTTAACGGTATTCTTGAACCTATCGCTACCGATCCGATTACCATTGATGTTATGGAGAATATAGTCGGGCAGATTTTGTCCGAACAGCAACTGGAACGGTTTCGCAAGAAAAATGAAATGGATCTGGCGCTGTCGGTGGCCAAGCTGGGGCGGTTCAGGATAAATCTGTTTCGTCAGCGCGGGACTACGGGTATCGCCATCCGTGCGGTCAATACACGAATTCCTATTTTTGAGGAATTGAACTTGCCGGAAACAATCAAGCGTCTCTCTCACGAAGAACGCGGTTTGATTGTCGTTACCGGAACCACCGGCTCCGGCAAATCGACCACCCTGGCGGCCATGATCGAACATATGAACTCGAATCGGGTCGATAATATCCTGACGGTCGAGGATCCGATCGAATATATTTACCGCGACAAGCAATGTATTATAGGCCAGCGCGAAGTGGGGGCCGATACCGAGTCATTTGCCTCGGCCCTGCGGCATTCATTACGCCAGGACCCGGACATCATTATGATCGGTGAAATTCGTGATATCGATACCATGTCGATTGCCCTGACCGCCGCCGATACCGGCCACCTGGTTCTTACGACACTTCATACGCTCAATGCGGTCGAAACGATTTCGCGTATTATCTCATTTTTCCCGCCGCATCAGCACCAGCAGATTCGGCTTCTTCTGGCCGGCACCCTTAAAGCCATTGTGTGCCAGAGGCTGTTAAGCCGATCCGATATGCCCGGACGGGTTCCGGCGCTGGAAATCATGATCAACACGGCGGCGGTTCGAGAGTATATTCTCGATCAGGACAAAACCCCTGAGATTCTTGATTTAATCGAGCAGGGCGGGCAGCAATACGGCATGATGTCGTTCGATCAGTCAATTATGAAACTGTATCGGAATGGTTTGATTTCGTTCGAAGAGGCCATGAGTCAGTGCACCAATGCGGATGATTTCGATCTGCGCGTCAAGGGTATTACCGGCGCCGCCGATCGCTGGGAAGGGAAAGAGACTGGCGAGCCGGCCGAGCAGAAATCGGAATTCAATAAGTTTTAG
- the accB gene encoding acetyl-CoA carboxylase biotin carboxyl carrier protein, translated as MNEKTIKKLIKLVEDSKIDQLEVSSWGRKIRITRRLVGDNGRSDQPLTVQAIPTSPPAQSAPPPAPAISNVDSAAIDAEKKYVEIKSPMVGTYYTAPAPDAQPYVTLNQRIGVGQVVCIVEAMKLMNEIESEVAGRVARIMIENAQPVEFGQVLFLIDPES; from the coding sequence ATGAATGAAAAAACGATTAAGAAATTAATAAAGCTGGTTGAAGATTCAAAAATCGATCAGCTTGAGGTCTCGAGCTGGGGAAGGAAAATCCGTATTACGCGCCGCCTGGTCGGCGATAACGGGCGTTCCGACCAGCCTTTGACGGTTCAAGCGATTCCCACGTCTCCACCGGCACAATCCGCCCCACCGCCCGCGCCGGCAATCTCTAATGTGGATTCGGCGGCGATAGATGCCGAAAAGAAGTATGTAGAGATTAAGTCGCCTATGGTTGGCACGTATTACACCGCTCCGGCGCCCGATGCCCAGCCATATGTGACTCTCAATCAGAGAATTGGAGTGGGCCAGGTGGTTTGTATTGTCGAAGCCATGAAACTGATGAATGAGATCGAATCCGAGGTGGCCGGCCGGGTCGCCAGGATTATGATCGAAAATGCTCAACCGGTTGAGTTTGGCCAGGTCCTTTTCCTGATTGATCCGGAAAGTTAA
- a CDS encoding Xaa-Pro dipeptidase: MYRERIQKFQKMMKAENLDGFVVSRMANIRYLCGFTGDTGLLIITQKNAHILCDSRFFEAAKKEVKGARVVLTKGQPLTELKELKQFQGKNIRYGYEADYLLCSQLDTLRESLGGALLVSTKAAVDFLSTIKDKGEIELIQKAVDIADIAFDRILGYIKPGLRELEVCAELEYQMKMLGADKPAFDTIVASGYRSAYPHGVASKKKIAPGDFVTFDFGASYNGYVSDITRTIVMGKATSRQKRIYNLVLKAQLAAIKKIRPGADGKMIDAAARNIIDRAGFKKNFGHGTGHGIGIYVHVQPSLGPKSIDSMKTGMIVTVEPGIYIADWGGVRIEDDVLVTNKGARVMNKAPKKLLEL, encoded by the coding sequence ATGTATCGTGAACGGATTCAAAAATTCCAGAAAATGATGAAAGCTGAAAATCTGGACGGTTTTGTGGTCAGCCGTATGGCCAATATAAGATATCTTTGCGGTTTTACCGGCGACACCGGACTTTTGATAATCACCCAAAAGAATGCCCATATTTTGTGCGACAGCCGTTTTTTTGAAGCAGCCAAAAAAGAAGTAAAGGGAGCCCGGGTAGTCTTAACGAAGGGCCAGCCACTGACCGAACTGAAGGAATTGAAGCAATTTCAAGGCAAAAATATTCGCTATGGCTATGAGGCCGATTACCTGTTATGCAGCCAGCTTGACACGCTTCGCGAAAGCCTTGGTGGCGCTCTTCTGGTTTCGACTAAGGCCGCAGTGGACTTTCTCTCGACCATCAAAGATAAAGGGGAGATTGAACTTATCCAGAAGGCGGTCGACATCGCCGACATCGCTTTCGACAGAATTCTGGGTTATATCAAGCCCGGCCTGCGGGAGCTGGAAGTCTGTGCCGAACTGGAATACCAGATGAAAATGCTTGGGGCCGACAAACCAGCTTTCGACACTATTGTCGCTTCCGGTTATCGCTCAGCTTACCCTCACGGGGTTGCTTCGAAGAAGAAAATCGCCCCTGGTGATTTTGTAACCTTTGATTTTGGCGCAAGTTACAATGGTTACGTATCAGATATTACACGGACAATCGTAATGGGTAAGGCAACCAGCCGTCAGAAAAGGATATATAATCTGGTTCTAAAGGCACAACTCGCTGCCATAAAGAAGATTAGGCCGGGAGCTGACGGAAAAATGATTGATGCGGCCGCCAGAAATATCATCGACCGAGCCGGTTTTAAGAAGAATTTCGGCCATGGAACCGGTCATGGAATAGGCATTTATGTCCATGTCCAGCCGTCACTTGGGCCGAAAAGCATCGATTCTATGAAGACCGGCATGATCGTCACTGTCGAACCCGGTATTTATATTGCCGACTGGGGCGGGGTCCGCATTGAAGATGATGTTCTGGTCACGAATAAAGGGGCTCGTGTAATGAACAAAGCTCCAAAAAAATTGTTGGAGCTATAG